From a single Fusobacterium ulcerans ATCC 49185 genomic region:
- a CDS encoding NrtA/SsuA/CpmA family ABC transporter substrate-binding protein — translation MLKKIIAAAAVGTILLIAGCGKEKTTVPKEINITYVKAPLNIPSILEKNKDMFGKEFSKDGITVKFHELTTGPEQTQALAAGELDFLHALGGTSAIIAASNGVDLKITNIYSRSPKGFMLISKSADIKEPKDLAGKKVAGPKGTILHQLLLTYLGKDNLKVDDIEFINMGLPEAMAALESGNVDAALLAGPVALKAIKNGANVVTNGEGLVEGIVVTAVSGKFLKENPQLVERFLKVNEDAVKFIKDDFETTLKITAEDTGLSKDEVMELYPLYDFNTEIKASDVEDLVKTQDFLIENGLQEKKIDINTIIKK, via the coding sequence ATGTTGAAGAAAATCATTGCAGCAGCTGCAGTAGGAACAATACTTCTTATTGCTGGTTGCGGAAAAGAAAAAACTACTGTACCAAAGGAGATAAATATAACCTATGTAAAAGCTCCTTTAAATATACCATCCATTTTAGAGAAAAATAAGGATATGTTTGGAAAAGAATTTTCAAAAGATGGAATAACAGTAAAATTTCATGAACTTACAACAGGGCCAGAACAAACACAAGCTTTAGCAGCAGGAGAATTAGATTTTCTTCATGCACTTGGAGGAACATCGGCTATTATAGCAGCTTCTAATGGTGTAGACTTAAAAATAACTAATATTTACAGCAGATCACCAAAAGGATTTATGCTTATATCTAAATCAGCTGATATAAAAGAACCTAAAGATTTAGCAGGGAAAAAAGTGGCTGGACCAAAAGGAACTATACTTCATCAGCTTCTTCTGACTTATCTTGGAAAAGACAATTTAAAAGTTGATGATATAGAATTTATAAATATGGGATTACCAGAAGCTATGGCAGCACTTGAAAGTGGAAATGTGGATGCAGCACTTTTAGCAGGACCAGTTGCATTAAAGGCTATAAAAAATGGTGCTAATGTAGTAACTAATGGAGAAGGACTTGTAGAGGGAATTGTTGTTACTGCTGTAAGTGGAAAATTCCTTAAAGAAAATCCACAGCTTGTAGAAAGATTCCTTAAAGTAAATGAAGATGCTGTTAAGTTTATAAAAGATGACTTTGAAACTACTTTGAAAATAACAGCTGAGGATACAGGACTTTCAAAAGATGAAGTAATGGAACTTTATCCATTATATGATTTTAATACTGAAATTAAAGCTTCAGATGTAGAAGACTTAGTAAAAACTCAAGATTTCTTAATAGAGAATGGTCTTCAGGAAAAGAAAATAGATATCAATACTATCATAAAAAAATAA